The Ficedula albicollis isolate OC2 chromosome 6, FicAlb1.5, whole genome shotgun sequence genome has a window encoding:
- the C6H10orf128 gene encoding putative uncharacterized protein C10orf128 homolog — protein MTLLTNWISAPTAFLLLHFWRAKVHASGNPEDEIDYTYVIIGVTLGAVLAIGFVAVIICMIKAQMIDSVFGDSDGKMDRRSNTGSSQNR, from the exons ATGACCTTACTAACAAACTGGATATCAGCCCCAACAGCATTTCTTCTCTTAC ATTTTTGGAGAGCAAAGGTACATGCTTCTGGAAACCCAGAGGATGAAATAG ATTACACATATGTTATTATAGGAGTTACTCTGGGAGCAGTTCTAGCAATTGGTTTTGTAGCAGTAATAATCTGCATGATCAAAGCCCAAATGATTGACAGTGTCTTTGGAG ATTCAGATGGCAAAATGGATAGAAG GTCAAACACGGGATCAAGCCAAAACAG atGA